The Nicotiana tomentosiformis chromosome 2, ASM39032v3, whole genome shotgun sequence genome includes the window tatttatcatggttaatgtcaaatatcaaaatggagtcatactggGAAAACAAATTCACtggctaatttttttttttttttttttagatagccgactaaaatgagttttgaattaaggataatattttcacttacattgttataaaaataattattattgacaaaaaaagttttagaaactgaaattttaaaataaaaatattttttgaaagatattaacacaccaaataagagttcaagtagtAGTGAAAGAGTCAAGTCGTATCCAAAGTGTCCTTCATAGTCTCAACCTTTGATTGTTTTACCATAAGTATGCATTATTATTTTGCTTCCTGACTATTTTTAAGATTCAATGACACCGGCAAGAATTGTacccaaaaagaaaaatagaattataactaggagatttgagaaatggttaatatttttcatgtagtgtttcttaattaatattcaatgattatctatatttattgagaaggtttaaattttaagattatttacatatgatccaaataactcaaatatttgaCATGATTAGTGTCCGCGCATCCGCGAGTGCTAATACTAGTTTGTGAATACAGAAATCATCAACACTCGTTAATAGTGCACGAATATTTTTAAGTTCATGACCAGTTACTTATAAGTCATTTAATTCCCAATTTGCAAACATATACTAAGGTTACTTCCCAAATTGGTAGTTAGatagttattttatttatactgcTGAATTTATTAAGACTAAATTGATGTTAAAATTTTCATACAAACATATACTATAATCTTTTCGCATATTTCAACAAATATTGAATCTCAACTCCCACAAACTTTTCCTAACCCACAACTAGCATTTAATTTGCCCATGTCACAATCTTTGGTAGATTATTTCATTATAACGGCCAAGATGCCATGTATGGGCGGGGGAGTGTGTGTATGTATTTCCATTGTATcttaatacacacacacacatattataGTTGTCAATTGATTAAAAATAATCCGAAAACGAACAACTAAGGTGAAGTTAGTTTATGTAACACTATCACACAAAGATAAAAACCAAAAAGGAAAATTGTGAAAAAATGATGTAACGCTAACAATTTGTTTGGATAGTTGTTAcctgttgtattgtattgtattgtattgtattgtattgttactttaactaaaatgtttgttttgattgttacttaaatttatTGTATCATATCGTTAAATTCATCGTTACGTAACGACAAAAAATATCACTTTATGGAACGACGAATTTAGTGTGGTCACatcgttaccttattttttttctctcatattgcccttctttattattaaataattatatatttattccttattttttttctctcatattgcccttctttattattaaataattatatatttattcTTACCctactttttatataataattttactatatatcatattttttcttaataatattgcaagtttattttttatattgttggtgcgtgacatcatgaaacgacgacaaacgatacaatctattaaaatattgtattcatcaaacaatacaatataatGCAATACAATACGACTACATGTAATAACAATAAAGGGTCGTTTTGTTGGAGGGATTAGTAGATTTCAGTATAAAACATGGTGTCGTTTATCCCTTTTTTGGGGTTGTGGTCAAGATATGTTAGTGATgaaatcaatttatttctatgTCTGGCGTGAGTAAtcaattagaataaatttttatcaAGTATCAATTAGATTAgggtcatttttatttttaattcttaaaaATATGTGAATTAAGCAACTTAGTTAGATATGATCTTAATTTAAATGTATTATTTATAACTGATCTTCCCCGATAGTACGTGAAAGGAGGGAGAAAGATTTTGCATTTACTAAAGCCATAACTAATacttgtataatttatacataaATTTAGGTGTTATCTTGTATCTTATACAACACGGAACAACTAAttaactacaacaacaacaacaacttagTGGAATCCCATATGTATTAGTGTTAACTATACATATGTATTAATTTCTATATAATAATAACTATATTAAAATTTTGGAATTTACATTCACTGACGCCGTAAATTTTTTTCACTATTTATGTATTTTAACTTTTCGTAATAATTAATTTGTCCGATtttttaagttattattttcactTTCTCCAAATGATTATTATTTGATATAATTATTCTTAAGTTACATGATAATGTTAGAACTTTTTTAGTATATAAAAGATAAACTCAATGATTTATATATAACTAATCTATAATACAAATGACTCCTAAGTCCTAACACCACGTTGACACTACTTCCTTCAACAAAAAGGAAAACGAAACTCACTCCAATTAAAAGAccaaaaaattgttttaaaacaAAGAGAAAGTGTATACTATATGAATCATAATGATGTACTACGTCTATACGTTGTCGATATTCCGAGGACACATACGCACAAATCACTTTAGCAAACAACATACCaacaatattttattatttatgtaatttaatAGTCCAATGTACAGTAACattgtttgaatattttaattAAAAGACTAATAAAGTATAACAGGAAAAGAAAGTGTtgaatagaaaaattaaaaggaaaaaggAGGTGATTACAGGTGCATTATTCCAGTAGTAGTAGAACACAGCAAAGGAAAGACCCTCCTTAAAACGAGGTACTCCCCGACAAtttcgtctctctctctctacaaGACTCTTTCCTTTCTCCTTTAACCCCACCCCCTTCACCCTATACCCCCATACCCACTGCCACCCTTGTATTCACTTCTCTCCATAGCTACTGCTTACCTATACATACATATTGCTTTTGTCCCTAATATTCTGTTTTGTGACAAATACTGAACTTGGTTCTTTAAAGTTTACTCTTTTTTCACTTTCAAGAATCTGaagctgttttttttttttggttcaaaCCCTTGTTGGGTTTTCAATTCCTGAGCCTGAGGTATGTTTTTCaatctttttcttggtttttggTGCTGCCATGGAGTTTGTTGTGCAATGACAATTAAGCACATGGTGTTGTTGCGTGAGCTGATCAGATTTATTAATAGCTTTTTAGTTGTATTGATGCGAGTGTGTGCTTAATTAATTGTTATTTAAGTATGCATTTAATGTTTCAGTGTTGTAATCTTGAAAACAAATTCTCCAAGTAACGTTTTCCTGTTCATTTAATTTTCTCCCCTATTTTTCTGAATTCCTTTTAGTTTTTTGGATCCTGTTGAAAACATCAGTTTCTTTCATTAATACTTTGAATTCGTTATGGGGTCGTGATCTTATTTGTAAAACGTAGAAAAAAAGTAGAGCGTTAGGAATTTCACTgtcctttcttttatttttgtttggaATTACGAAGCTCTCAATTAAAATTATCTTTTTTGTAGAAAGACTGATGTTTTTTTTTCCTGGTTCAATCATAGATAAATATAGAACAATTCCTATTTGttagtttaaaacttaagttgtcgGTTGGACCTTTTTAGAGGAGTCTTGATGCCATGTGAACTACAATTGTTGTTCAGAGAAAAATTGTGCCATACATGAAAATCAAACAAGGTGGCAACTGGTAGTGGAGTTTGTCAACTTTGCAAAACTCCCGCGCGTCACTTTATTGTCATATTCTCTATTATATGCAAATTAGTCATCTTCCCAATTAGTCTTTTTCCGGTCGGTTTGTGGGTGGGGTTGGATGGAGGTGAGTGAATGATTTGCCTGGTAATAGTTGCCTACTGTCTGAACTTGCAACTACTTTGTTTTTGTTGATAACGGTGGTGTAGTTTCCGAATTCTAGTTCAAGGCAGGGCAGGACGGGACTCATGGGGGTTGGGGGGAGCCTCCCCCCCAGGGAAAACGCGTCAATTTGGACACCTCGATTATTCCACATGTTATCTTCCACCCGGTAAATTTATCCACTAACACTTAGGCAGATGGAAAGAAGTTACCTAACCTTTTTATCTTTGCTGGTTCTCCCATACTTTTGACCTACTTCATTCACTTAATTGCTGGTCTCCCATAGTTTTCACCCACGTCATTCACCGCTAGGCCACACCAAGCAACCAATAGGGACCCTAGAATGCAAAATGACCTGTCATTTCACGGCATATATCGCGTCCTGAGTCTTGATTATGTACTTGTGTGGGTGGTAACTCGTCATTTTATGACCTGTTCAGGTTTTAGAATGTTGGTGGCTAGAGCCTTTTTGGTTTGTCCATAAAAGGTACCATAAAAAAGACTATTTAGAGATTTTATGTGCTTTGGTAACAGGTTAAATAGGACGAGTGAGGAGAGCTACTAGGCCATCTTATGCAGATTTTAATATCTTCTAGtattccaacaacaacaacccagtgtaatcccataagTGGGGTTCGAGGAGGTTAGGATGCacacagccttacccctaccctggaagggcagagagacTATTTTTGATAGACCCTTGGCTAAGAAATCATTTAGCATTCCAGTTGTGATCAAACTAACAGCTAGCACAACATTCTTTTCCTTATGTACGTTGTTTGCTAGATTGGGAATTCCTTTGGAGATCCTATACTAGAAACAATGTTTATCAGCTTATGGATTAAAGAAAGGAGATAATTGTCAATGTCTTTGTATATATTTTGCGTAGATTCTTTGTTAACATTAGTAGTTCATAAGTGTGTTTTTGGTGCAGCTTACAATGAGAGCTTTTTCGATTTTATATTCGCCCTCAACAGGCATTTAAGTTATGGCGGTGCTTCTGATGAAGAAGAGGAGTGTGTTCCTTGATGGGGTAGGTTAATGCATTGTGGTTAGGAATTACTATTGACCTGATTATCCGGGCAAATAATGCATATGTTTATTAAATGTAACTTGTAAAAAAATCGCAGGGAGCATGTGGAGTAAAGATGAGACAGCTACCGTTTATGTGGATCATCTGTATAGTTATGTTGTTTATTGTATATAGGACCACTAATTATCAGTATCAACAGACAGAGGTATGAGTGCTTGTACTTGTATTGATTTGCTAACATTTGCTACTTCTGTTTTTGATATTTGAACTGTTGAATGTGAAAGAATAAGAGATATGTTTCCTTTTATGAAATACAGAGAAGCTGGCTGATACATTTTTGGCATTTAAGTTTCTATTTTGACCTTCTAATTCTGCTTTACCTGAACCTTGATACAGTTTTGCTGATGAACATTTTCTCTTCCCTGTTTACCTTTTCAGATAGAGTCGAGGTTGGATCCATTTTATTCTTCGCAGGTAGTTATGTTTTTGTTTCGTACTTAACATTTTCTAGCTTTCTATACCTTACAGCACAAGGTAGTGGCAATAGGATTGGCTTTTCGAAGCCAAAAATTTTAATTCATCAATGGCATTTCTTGCTATCTAAATTGACTGATGCTGAACATAAATAAGCAACGGAGCACTGTAAGCGGTAGAGTGGCCTTGGCATGATCTGCTTAGGTTCAGCACCTAAAATAGAACTTTCTGGCTTTTGTGTGAACTAGCTTGCCCATATAAAATTCTCATGTCACTTGGATGCCATTTATTCTTTCAACCAGGACCCTAGTTTGGATATGAGAAGTTTGAACAGTTTGCCTCGTGGTATTATCCAAGCAAGATCAGATCTTGAGTTAAAGCCTCTGTGGTCAACAAGTAGTTCGAAGTCAAAGGCAAAGGTCTTACTCTACCCTTTCTATGAAAAATAGAGCAACCTTCTTTTGATACTGATATGTTATTTGTTACCATGCTTATCCAAGATATTAGACCATCTCTTCCCCTCGCTGGGTTGTCTATCACTCTTTCCTCCAGGCTGCATTCATCTAATTTGTGGCAATGTTGTGCCTCCATTTTCAGGCTAGCAATTCTAGCTGCCATAACTTGTTGGCAGTTCCAGTTGGCATTAATCAGAAGAGCAATGTTGATGCTCTGGTCCAAAAGGTATAACATCTAATTTAAGTTTCTTATGGACAGCAGTTATGTTTTAGTATTTTCTGACTTTACTACCTTGTTATTTATATCTGCAGCTAATTTTGTGATATTCAGTTTCTTTCAGAGAATTTTACTGTCATTCTATTCCACTATGATGGTAATGTTGATGGGTGGGAGGACCTCCAATGGAGTAAAGATGCCATTCATATTGTTGCTCACAATCAGACGAAATGGTAAGGAACACACTCTATAttttatagtggattaaattgacATGTGCAGTTTAAGGACAATAAAAGGAAAATTTTAAGCACTTGACTTGCAATTTTGCCGTGATTTAGAGGTGCCGTTCAACTGACGTGCAGTGTGATTCCAGTGAAAGCAGAGTAATCCTTAGGCCACTAGTTGCTGGAAATTAGTCTGTGCTGTTCATTAATATAAAACTTATTGTTTAGTAATCCAGAAAAAGTTGCTGGTAATTAGTCTGCATCATAATAACCATCCATGATACCTTGCGGCCCTTTGCTGAACAAATGATGACATATTGTTCTTTAATGTCCTAATATGGCCTCCTTTTTATGCAAAATTTTCTTCCTGTGGAGCTTTGCGTGTAGCTTGTATGGTTTATGCTAAATAATATCTCCCCATTGGTGTGCATTAATTTGATGCAGGTGGTTTGCAAAGAGATTTTTACATCCTGCAGTTGTTTCAATCTATGATTACATCTTCCTTTGGGATGAAGATTTGGGTGTGGAGAATTTCCATCCTGGAAGGTAGAATGATTAAACAAGTTTGCTGTTGGCCTTTTGTTTATCTTAATTTTTTTAAATCTACGaatagatatatttgatacaaGTCATTCTCTCCTGGTGAGTATTTTTAATAATGATCCTATGAACTTGTTGTATAGAAATAAGCAGAGATGTAATCATTTGATATCCAATATATGCACTTGACAAGTCAATTACTCCTGGAGGATTACTGTGAATAATGATTCCATGAACACCTTTTTTAAAGAAATAAGCAAATGTAACCATTTTAAACATAAATCAGTAGTGATTCTGTTTCTGTAATCCTGAATATTTTTCCTGTCTTCTTTTATTTCAAGCATTTGGCTATCAAAAATCATGACATGTTTCCCTGTCATTTAAGCTTTTAGGAGATGAACTGTTTGCAGTTGCTTCATTTAGTATCTACAGTTTATTGCATTTACATTATCAAGTCAATGGGTGTTTTCTGTTGCTTACTCTATTAACCATGCTTCCTTTTTTAGGGGGCTTCTTGCCCTAGAAGGATGGTTGTTACTTACATAATAACACCAATTTCTGTACGTCTCTTTGCTAATTGTAATTTTCGTTCAATTGCATCCTTTTGTTATTTAGGTACCTTGAAATTGTGAAATCTGAAGGACTGGAGATTTCTCAGCCTGCTTTAGACCCGAATTCTACTGGTATCCACCATAGAATCACAATACGAAGCAGAACAAACAGGTTCCACAGGTACGCCTGTCTGGTGATCCAACCGGTCACATTCAACCTTTTAATAtacctcaacaacaacaacaacaacacacacCCAGTGTATCCCCACAAGTGGGTTTTGGCTTTTAATCTGCCTCCTTAGGGTGAATACTGATGCACAATTTCTTCTTGCAGAAGGGTCTACGATATTAGAGGTAGTACAAAGTGTTCAGACGAAAGCGAAGGCCCCCCATGCAGCGGGTAAGCATAATTGCGATTATTGGATCAGACTGTTATTAGCCTTTGGGCATTCGTTGGTTAGGATAAGCGTTTGAGTTCAGTTCTTGATTTTCAAGTTGACCGGTGCATGGCAAGTTGACCCTTTGTTATATACTCTCTTCCTGCAATTTTGTTCTACAAAAAATATTTGGAGAATATTTAACTTCTCTTGTGTCTTGAGTTAGATGAGAATTCTTCCGGAAATTTTCTGTATTATGGCTTTAACAGAATGGGCTTGTTCACTGTCGTTTTACAGATTTGTGGAGGGAATGGCTCCGGTCTTTTCAAGATCTGCGTGGCTTTGTGCCTGGCATCTTATACAGGTAGAACTTGTTTTCTTTAGACCTTTTCCAAAGAATACGCTTAAGGATAACATAATTGGTAATAGGAATGTAAATTTGAGAAGGGTGTTGGATTTTGATACTTTATTATTTCGATTTGAAAGAAGCAGGCAAAGTATTCTAGAAGTGTTTGGATTTAGTGGCTGAGTGTTTGTTACTTTATCTTGTTGATCATCCCAATGAGTGGTAGCTTTTAAGAATTCTGGCAACTAAAGATTAGAATTCAATTATGTGTGTGTTCTATGTTACATTTTTCTTATTGGGGTGGGGAGCAGTGTTCTCTATGAGATGATGGCTATGTCTTGTTTGCATTGGAACTTAAACAGTTATTTAAATTGTTGTATCTTCTCATCTTATGATCATGTTTGTTTTCATTTTGGGTTGAAATGCTCTTATTCTGTTAATGTGCTTTAAGTTAAATTAGCAAAGCTCAACTAGGTACTTGGATTACTTTTCACTTGCACTTTTGGCATGTCACGAGAACACACTGTCTGCTTGTTCACACCCCAAAATAAGTTCTGTTTCCGCTCTCGTACTGATTCATCATGTTTAATTAAGCTTATAATGGTTGCTCTTTCCTGTCAGAATGATCTTGTTCATGGGTGGGGAATGGACATGAAACTTGGTTATTGTGCACAGGTGAGTTTATTTCTTCGTGGCTGCTAAATTTGGTTTACTTCTTTTCGACTTGTTAATTTACAATATGGACCTTTCATCCATTCCTGTGAATGCTTTTATGTTCATTTCCTCTGATGGTAGACTAGCTTTCATGCGTGTCTTCTCTACAGTGTACATAGAAGTTCTGGAATTTAAATTGCTATACATTTCTCTTTCCACTCTGAAACTGTAGTTTCAAGTTTAATGTTCTTGAATCATTCCCAATTCATCGAACTCCTCAAAAAATCATCATCAGCTTATCTCTTTGTTAAATTTGGTAGTTGCCTTGTTTAGGTGTTACAAAACATTATTCTATGTTTATGTATTAGCTTGTAATGTTAGCTCTTTCAGTGTGGAAACAACCAATTGCTAGTCTTTGCTGGCTCTCTGAGATGAATAGCTGGGACTAGAGGTCCCGATAATTTTCTTTTATGGGGCGTAAATTTTAGTACAGTTAAACAGCCTGACTGCTTAACATCGCTAGACTTTTTCTGTTCTCATATCACCTGATATGTCGACTTCTTCATCATGGCCACTTCCTCTAGACTTAGATGCTATTAGGCGTAGCAGAGATTGATTGGATACTTGATATGTAGATGTTGCTATTGTTGTCACCTTCAGGTGCCGTGGGGATGGGTTAATGTATTATTATTGCAGTTTAACTATTAGCTACTTGGGTTTTATGTATGCTGAGGTTGTATAGTAGAACTTTAttaatagtttcatcattttttctcttgAAGTATGAGCTCATTAACAGCCCTAAATcttcttttatttaaatattgtagGGAGACCGATCCAAAAAGGTGGGAGTAGTTGACAGTGAATATGTAGTTCACCAGAGCATTCAAACTTTGGGTGGGCAGTCTTTGAAGAAGGTAATTTTCCGTTTCCATTCTTCAAGGCTAAAGGCTCATTTTTGTGATTCTCCTCTTTAATTGTCTCAAGTATATCAGATAAGGTGTACTTACAGTCTACTACAGATAGAGGCTATGGTGTAATTGTGTTGTTTGCTTCAATGTACCTCCGTTAACCATACTTTTGTCTTTGTGCAGGATTCAAACCCTGAAGAGTCTGTGAAGGTATATGCCATTCTACTCTGTGCTTCGGCAGTTTGATTTTCTCAATATATATATCTGCTGCTGATGTTTTTGCTAATTCTTGTCCTTGATTTTCATTCTCTTTTCCTTTGACCTACAGAGACACGTTGTTGACGTGAGATCTGAGGTGGGCGTCTTGCTTTATACAACTTGTGTATTTTTGTCCATTCAGTTATCTCTTCTGTATTTGATGACATTTCAAAGCTTTGCTTGTTTTAAGATGACATTTGTAAGCTTTGCATGGTATAGCATCCATTGCTCGTGTTGTCTGCATTACAATCTGCCTTCCATGATTTTACAGATTCGGAGACAATCAACGTATGAACTGCAAATATTCAAGGACCGGTGGGCACGAGCTGTGAAGGAGGACAAGAACTGGTCAGATCCATTTAAAACAAGGCAGAGACGTAGACAATGGTATAAACAAAGGAGAAAATCAAAGGTTAAGCGTCGATGAGGTTTAAAGGTTATCTGAAATTCAATCAATGGGCTAACAAAGACTAGAACAAATCGGTTATCGTCTGTTGCATTGTGGCATTCAATCACAACCAGTTCCTGTCAGATTCATACCTTGCAGTTTGTTCTTAAATTAGTCCCCATAATCCAATGATTAGTTCATTATTTGGATAGGTTTAGTTTCTCCTAGTTTTTGTGCTGAatgtatttattaattttctTCTTTAACATTTATCTCTTTCATGTACATCATTTTTTTGTAACTAGGCTTGGTTGGTGACCTCATATTGCCGTTGGTTTTAATTTCCATTTTCTTGTGTGGTAGGTAGGTTTTATTTCAATCGTGAGCCTTGTCTTATGGGTGAATCTGATAACGTAGAGGGGGGGGGAAAATCACAATATTGAATTGAGAGGGCAGAAAAGATTTATATCTGTAGTTAGAAGTTAAGTTGATATTCCCAGCAACGTTGAAGGATAGAAAAGACAAGGAAAAAAGTAATGAGAAAACAAACGAGGCGACAGCTGCCATAGTCAAAGATCATCTAGAAGGGTAATCCTAAGATTGACGATGAAATCTGATTTTATTGATTTGTCATTCTAACGTGGGAATTGGGATGTACCGTTAATTACAACTATTGAATATGAAGTTCTAGATTGGAATGAATTCTGCTTTTTGACTCGTGATTTACTCTTGAAATTAGATATGGTTCGATAAAATCTTCGCGTCCTACTAATTCACTAGGTAGGCTCACCATATCAAGGGACAACAAAGGCTAAAACTTATTCAATTATGCTAAGTTGCTAACAATGAATTATATTATGAATTACCAATTATTTGTCATAAGTATTACTCTATACCATTGTCTTTTTTGAGACATATTTTTAGAATACGAGTGTTTATTAAAGAACTGCAAAATAAATGGAGTTATTGAAATAAGTACTCTTTGAGGAAATGCACTAAAAACGAAGCCGAACTTTGGAAGTTCGATTGTTTTGTAATCTGTTTTCGGACAAATGAATTGTAAGA containing:
- the LOC104098641 gene encoding uncharacterized protein; its protein translation is MAVLLMKKRSVFLDGGACGVKMRQLPFMWIICIVMLFIVYRTTNYQYQQTEIESRLDPFYSSQDPSLDMRSLNSLPRGIIQARSDLELKPLWSTSSSKSKAKASNSSCHNLLAVPVGINQKSNVDALVQKFLSENFTVILFHYDGNVDGWEDLQWSKDAIHIVAHNQTKWWFAKRFLHPAVVSIYDYIFLWDEDLGVENFHPGRYLEIVKSEGLEISQPALDPNSTGIHHRITIRSRTNRFHRRVYDIRGSTKCSDESEGPPCSGFVEGMAPVFSRSAWLCAWHLIQNDLVHGWGMDMKLGYCAQGDRSKKVGVVDSEYVVHQSIQTLGGQSLKKDSNPEESVKRHVVDVRSEIRRQSTYELQIFKDRWARAVKEDKNWSDPFKTRQRRRQWYKQRRKSKVKRR